A region of the Theileria equi strain WA chromosome 4 map unlocalized gcontig_1105316255039, whole genome shotgun sequence genome:
GAAGCTGTGAAGTAATGAAGATAGAGTTTGTCATAAAGTTATGTCCCATTTTTTTTATAACAAATTCCAATCTAGATAAAAGGGCCAATAACAAGTCAGAATGAATAAGTTTACAATGGTAAATAGAGAATAACAACGACTTTACATCCACGTGATTAAGCTTATCCTTTAGTGGTATAATACTTGCcgcaaattttaaaaatagcTTCTGTGAATAAGCTTCTAGTCTTGTAAGTCCGTCCAATATATTAACATAATTTTGTGGTATAAAATTGTCAAAACAATCCAACTCTTCAATATATTTGCACAGTATGTTAAAAAAGTTTTGCAACTTTGACCTATCTATTAGTCCAGAAAATTTAGAGTATGCACTTATGGTGTTTCCTACACACTGCGGGGTCATTTCCTTCACCCTTTTTTCAAGTTTTTTAACGCACAAACCGAAtaatttttcatcataaaTGGATAATTTTGCATGCGCATTCAACACATTAACAATAACCCTAACtgaaaatttatcattGTCCTTGCAAACACGATCAGATAAGGCACCAAAAAGAACTTCATCTCTTACATCCAACCTAGCGTAACCGTTTGCGATTTGAGCTATGCACTGCGGCGTAAACCCAGAGTTTTTTAATCTTAAGGAGATTATTGGAGACAAAACATAGAGTAGACCATTATTATCTTGTCCATAATAAGCAATGGAGTTTACTAATATGGCTATAGTTTGGTCCGTAAGATTCTCACATTTTGTTGCTAGGGAAGATAGTAGGTCATTCACCATATTATCAGTACCTAATTTATCGTTATTTAGAAGAAGTACCCTCAAAATCATTGAAAAATCCTTCTCATTAAAATTACCAACCAACTTTTGTATAGTTTTGCTATCCCATGACATGGTATTGACAGAGTTGTAACCGCCGATTTTTTTGGATTTACCAGGGAAAGTACGTGCAGAAGGTCCACTGCAAGCAACTAGTTTTTTTACAATGTCTTTTATGAAAGAAATTTCTCCGAACTTACCGAGTGAATGTATAACGTTGCATATAGATGCCGTATGCACCTCTCTTATTTGATCCATTATGATTTTGACAGAAGTATTTAAGAGACCATGGTGTACACAATTAATCTTCGCAAATGCATTCAGAATGATGCAAATTTCATTGGCAGTGTAGTTGTGGATGAGTGTAGTAGTTTTGTTCTTAGATTCATGTTTTACCCTTGACGTGTTTTCAGTGAGAATATCCGCTATTTTCCTCCAGTGGAAGGTCGGTTGGCTAATTTCCTTTTTAGATAGGAGGTTTAAACTATTTGCTACTATCGAGCCTTCCAATTCTGGGAGAGCCTTGAGAAGCTTTGTGAATACCACTTCTACATCCTTCTTTGTGTGTGAACTAGCCACGGATCTCACTAAAAATGGGAGAACCATGTTAAATTTACATTCCTAATAACCCTTATGAGTATACGTTCCCTTTAGAGCCATTTACGGGCTCTAGATGAGCATCTCTATAGATATGCAAAGCATACCTCAAATAACCTATAATAATTATAAGTATAGACTCTAAATAATGACGATGAGTCAAAACATGTTGTAAATTTCAACTGTTACTGACTGAACGTCTATACTGATGGTAGAAGATGTGCACAATTCTGTCTATCGTCAGAATACTCCGATGGAGTCCATATTAAGCGTAAATTGAAGATGTAGATTGTAAAGGGAGATGATATTGCTCGTATTTTGCGATGTGTGTCGTCAAACAGTCCATTTTAGATTGCAAGGTTTACACGTACCTCTCGATCAAACTCAATCTGGACCATCTACAACACTTTATTGAATGTTTACATCATATCAATGATTGTATAGATAGTATGAGATTAGGGCATATTCTGATATTCCTTCTCTACGTAGGAATATGTTCCACCAAAATTGATACTGACAAACACCCAAACAGAAATATTGAACATGTAAAAAGTGAGTGGATGCTAAATTGCGCATGTTTAATGAATATACATTAATCCTGTAGGTTATTGTGGGATAGGTTACGATTTAGTTTCTGGAAATCCGATGGGTGACCCTTCAGATCAGGGTgattttggatataaaagCAGCATTATACTACAACCAAAAATAACGACTGATGTTCGTGGTAACTTTAAAGTAGAGGGAAATACTAGAAGCTTTTggataaggaagaacaaTTACTGTTGGAATAATACAGAGGTACTTGATTTATGCAAAGTAACATTCTGCATAGCCAGgagaaataaaaaataatgACGACTATCTAAAGGCTCTATATAATGATTTTGATGTAGATAATGCGCTAAGCAATAATTTGCTAAAGGCAAATGCCAGTAGTAAAATAATGCGGGCTATTAAAGACCATGGAAAATATCGAATACGAAAATCATATTGTAGTATATACGAGAGTGGAATAGTCTTGCCATACAAAGGGTAATTTATGTATGACTTTACTTAAAGTCCAAATATGTGTGGTTATTCATCGGTCGTTGATATAATATTTGTGCAGAATAGTAGCAAGAGGATTCCAAGAATACGTGGGTCGTTTGCCAGTACTTACAAATGAGACATCGGAATGCTCAGCAGACATGTTCCTTGTACAATCAAAAAACAAAGAGTGTATAAACATTAGAAAATGGATCGATTTCTTCAAAGTTTACGGCACCCACATCGTTACACATGTCATAACAGGTTTTAACATTAGGCAATCGCTAACACACTTATAGGAGGAAAGGTAATGTATACTGAAAAATCTGCAAATATATCTGAACTATCCAAAGAGGATGAGAACGAAATGAAAGATACGAGTAAAAAaaccaaaaattttaagAAGCGTATTAGGGGTAGTAAGGAATCTAAGCAGGTTTCAGTATTGGGAGGTTACTACATTAAAGGCCTAGAGAATAGAAGAAACTTTTCAGATTGGACTAAAACTGTTTCGGAACGCCCTATGCCAATTAAAGCCAAATTTGTAGCAATTTCAGAGCTTTTTCCGGATAAACATTTGAGCTATGTAAAAGCTCTAAAATACTATTACGACTTATTTGGGCTTAACGCAGGACTTTCCATAGTCGAAAATGTCAGTAAAATTGTTTGTTTGTGTATAGCTTTATAATGTCTACAGTTTGAGGGAGATACTTTAACATCCAATGGTGGAACAGCATCGTGTCCAGAAAGTAAATACACA
Encoded here:
- a CDS encoding conserved hypothetical protein (encoded by transcript BEWA_051830A); the protein is MVLPFLVRSVASSHTKKDVEVVFTKLLKALPELEGSIVANSLNLLSKKEISQPTFHWRKIADILTENTSRVKHESKNKTTTLIHNYTANEICIILNAFAKINCVHHGLLNTSVKIIMDQIREVHTASICNVIHSLGKFGEISFIKDIVKKLVACSGPSARTFPGKSKKIGGYNSVNTMSWDSKTIQKLVGNFNEKDFSMILRVLLLNNDKLGTDNMVNDLLSSLATKCENLTDQTIAILVNSIAYYGQDNNGLLYVLSPIISLRLKNSGFTPQCIAQIANGYARLDVRDEVLFGALSDRVCKDNDKFSVRVIVNVLNAHAKLSIYDEKLFGLCVKKLEKRVKEMTPQCVGNTISAYSKFSGLIDRSKLQNFFNILCKYIEELDCFDNFIPQNYVNILDGLTRLEAYSQKLFLKFAASIIPLKDKLNHVDVKSLLFSIYHCKLIHSDLLLALLSRLEFVIKKMGHNFMTNSIFITSQLHFICNPDGKHFKNENFLYLPQGGNDITNSPSPDELRGIQSKLLESVGFVILCMKSFGTINYLNPAGIYTCIKSLLKANLLDFGFIDLLLQQLSNHVKHDSSSRILIILGQLPLINHKIPDHLLNSLRGMYLTPRESIDLLNILCKLGQIDFSVFNALKSLNLWKCDVIKTHLSLSLFINHMYTLQCSLETFTHATTLSRRLVNICKYNSQVGIFNPDIIASVLVLHNNRELGCMNTSMLEGLKDIKITNNTLFKSPSKNFEYELREEIESLANSLTGTVDYVENCLFSDHRSLTLLIK
- a CDS encoding MAC/Perforin domain containing protein (encoded by transcript BEWA_051840A); protein product: MRLGHILIFLLYVGICSTKIDTDKHPNRNIEHVKSYCGIGYDLVSGNPMGDPSDQGDFGYKSSIILQPKITTDVRGNFKVEGNTRSFWIRKNNYCWNNTEPGEIKNNDDYLKALYNDFDVDNALSNNLLKANASSKIMRAIKDHGKYRIRKSYCSIYESGIVLPYKGIVARGFQEYVGRLPVLTNETSECSADMFLVQSKNKECINIRKWIDFFKVYGTHIVTHVITGGKVMYTEKSANISELSKEDENEMKDTSKKTKNFKKRIRGSKESKQVSVLGGYYIKGLENRRNFSDWTKTVSERPMPIKAKFVAISELFPDKHLSYVKALKYYYDLFGLNAGLSIVENVSKIFEGDTLTSNGGTASCPESKYTISGFSMQIDKKLEIANCIPGRYFAFSPCRTFRDVCPGTTDSSIWLLCGNSGFQELITLSFSREQPRCPQGFTIALGFYIEYKEYKIITCQAGIDSNTHEHNQGTNAENILSGKTQHHG